Genomic DNA from Panthera leo isolate Ple1 chromosome E3, P.leo_Ple1_pat1.1, whole genome shotgun sequence:
GCTGTGGATGGACTTGAGGGTTGGAAGCCTGTGTCCTGTTTCGTGTACACGAAGTTCTAAAGTGTTCACGGGGAGGGTATGGGAGGGAAGCTCCTCGGGCTGGCTGGGGGACAGGGTAGAAGTGTGTGTTGTGGAGGGGCTGGGACCGGGGCCTGAGGGGTCAGAGCTCTGTGGCCTAGAAAGATGAAGGCGGAAGTAGAAACGCCCAAGCACAAAATCGAGAAGAGTGTGGTGAAGCTGACAACAGATTTGTCCACAGTAGACAAAGGGACAACCTTTGAAACTTGCCTGGAATAAATTCGAGCAATTAAAAGGAAGTGTTTTACACGGACGGTAGTAAACTTACTGAGCAAACACAAGAGGCCTGCTCTGCCTGGGCAGGTGCTCGGTGCTCGGGATGAGGGAGGATGAATAAGCCAGTTTATAGTCAGGTTTATTAGATGGCACCATGGAAACAGTACAGGAAGGACCGCCACCCAAGCCCGGTGGtgctggagctcagagagggggCCGTGACCGAGAAGGGCAGGCGGGGTCCCAGAGGCTGCTTCCGCCCCGGGGCGGATCGTGGAGGCCACAGGGAGAGGTGGCATTGAAGTTGCTAGCTGTCGAGCGGGACCAGAGGACACACTGACACTCAAAGGCCTTAGATCAATTCAGAATTGCCAAAGGCATACCTAACCATGGAGAGAATTGGAGTATCGATACAAAAATTCCTTGGGCACATGGGGAGGCCTCACTGAGCCTGGGGTCTGGGCATTATATTAATAAACTGGGCGGCTTCAAACAGCagagatttattctctcatagttctggaagccagaagtccaaaacgAGGTAGCTTCAGGGCCTGGTCCCTCCAAAGCCTCCAGGGAGGGATCCTGTcttgcctcctccagcttctggtggccccgGCGTTCCTTGGCCATGGTGGCATAACTCTGATCTCTTCTCTCATCTTTGCGTGACCTCCTTCCCTGTGTGTACAatcttcttctcccttctctcctaaGGATATGAGTATTTGGATTTAGGGTCAGCCTTAAGTTCAGGAGGATCCAATCCTGAGATGcttaacttgatcacatctgccaagaccttctttctttttattttttattattttttaaggtttatttatttttgagagagaaagacagtgcaagtgggggaggggcagagagagagggagccacagattccgaggcaggctccaggctccgagctgtcagcacagagcccaatgcgaggcttgaacccacaaactgtgagatcatgacctgagctgaagtcagatgcttaaccggctgagccacccaagggcccctccaAAGACCTTCTTTCCAAATTAGGTCACATTCCCAGGGGGCTTTGGGGTTAGGACTGCcacatatcttttgggggcagtgggggaTACAATTCAATCTGTTCCACCAAGCTTCCACGGCAACCAGAGCAGCTGTCTTGTCTTCAGGGAggctgtgggcagggggaggggagagagctggggcGGCTTGGCCTGGCCTCAGCCCTATTGCCACTCTGCCAGGTGGGATCGGCcttagagaaaaggagacaggccCAAGCCACTGAGCTCATGCATGGCAGGGCTGAAAGTGCTCCCGGGGCTGGGTGACCAAAGCACATCCCAGTGGCTCCACACTCTTTCTCTTGTAGAATCTTCTAGAGGGAGCAGTGTGGTCAGGGCAGGCATCATTCATCTCCCTTTTCCAGGGGGAAATGGACGTTTGGAGAGGGTAACTGCACGAGCTCCTACAGCTGTGTAGTGGCTGATCCTGGAGGCACTCATGGGCCCCGCTCGCACCCCAGCCTTCGGGGCCGCTCCTGTGGACCCCATTGACTGAGTCCACCTCAGGCACAAATGTATTTTGGAGGTGGCAGGAGGAAACAGTCTCACATCTCGGTGGCGGTCTTCAGACTTGCTTTCTAGGGCTTTTCCCCAAGAAGGCCACCAAGTGAAGACTTGGCCAGCTACCTGGCTGCCTTATTCCACTGcttagctttttaagaaaatctaaacACCCGTAATGCAAAGAAGTAAAAACTGTCAACAGGGCAGGAAAGTAGCAAATTTTGCTTGTTTGGTAGGAGAGCTAGTGTCTTTGATGGTGAGTTAATGCAACTGAAACATAGGcaaatacagttgacccctgaaTGACACAGGGATTGGGGCGCTGACCACTGTGTAGTCAAAAATCCCCATGTTACTCTCGACTCCCGCAAAACGTAACTACTCACAGccttactgttgaccagaagcctaaccaataacataaacagtcaattgaCACATATTTTGGGTGTTCTGTGTATTATATACCGCATTTCTACGAtaaagtgagctagagaaaagaaagtattatattacaaaaatcataaagaagagaaaatacatttacagtgctgtcCTGGAAAAGATCTGTGGgcaagtggacccatgcagttcaaagcCGTGctattcaagggtcagctgtagaCCATTTTTGTTAAGCATTTTGATCACGAGAGTGTGAGGAATCCCAGCTTGGGAATCATTAACCATGAGTGATTTTCCTGCATTTTCCAAGGTGTTGGATACatcaaaccttttatttttatggcacATATGTTTTAAACATGATACCATGAGTGCATGTTTGTTGTATAACATAGGGAAAATATAggcaaacaaaaggaagaaaattttgctTAACCTTACCACTCAGAGAAACATTGTGAACATTTTCGTATATTTCTGAGTATGTGTTTAGATTTATTCTATTGGCAGTATGTGTTTTAATGGCCATCgatattccattcttttttttatacatataaatattttaatgtttatttatttttgaaagagagagccgtcagcacagagcctgacatggggctcgaactcatgaactgtgagattgaaTGGCAACTAAATAGAGTAAACGGTATGAAtccaggaataaaaatgaaagacagaagGATGTCCGAAGTCCATTTCGATGAGTATCCTGGCCTTACTTGGGGTCCCTGGTGGCCCTCCATGTCCCTGCCATGGCCTCACCAATCTCTGTGCCTCTACCCTTGTTGCCCCTTCACTCCAGGGCTCTCTTCTTCTAAGGTACAGTTGGGACCATGGCCTTTTCGCTGGGCGTTCTTCACTCATTGTTGCTCCGCCAAGTCCAGAGCTGGCCTCACCCCTGCTTTACTAGCCTTTGCtctgccccacttctctctcttggATGCTATCCTGCCAGCTGGGTGAGCTTGGAGAGAATTTAACCTTTGGAACTCTAGTTAATATTTGAGATCGAAATAGTAATGCCTGCCTCACAGAATAGTATTATGTAACattaaaacattaggaaaaagaGTCCAGTGGACTTTCCAGTaatcatttactcatttacttcAGAAATGCTCATTGAACACCCGCTGTGGGTCAGGCTGAACAGGACAGAAGTGCTCTCTGTGATTGGGGAGATTCTGctctggggaggggtgagggtcAGTGGATTGTGCAGGCAGTTCCCTACACAACCACTGAGTTCCAGTTGTGATAAGGCTAGTATGGGACTCTGATAGGCGGCCAATAAATGCCAGCCCTCCCCACCTCTAttcattctttgtgattcagTTAGAGACACCACCATAAACTGCCTTTATGTGTCTTTTCATTGTTTAACTTGTCACAACAAACACAGTCTACTTTTATAACTTAAAGAGTCCAGTAAAATTTATAATGCCTAAATCCATGAAACTCTTTTAAAGAATGGGAAAATAGCAGCCCAGatattactttctttttgaaGTCTTTCTTGATAAGAAAGGCATAGGGGctgttccctccctcctcacACCCCCCACCATGGTCGCTCCCACCTCCCTTACATGTGGACCTCCACTACCCCCACATTGCCCTGGAGGGCCAGGAGCCCCAGCGAGGACTGGTTTGGGGGGGCTGAGTGGCTGGCTATCCCCGGCGTCCAGCATGGTTCTGGCAGTCACAAGGAACTTCTCTTTGGATGATAGCCTGGAcaagggtggggcagagctgAGAAGTGGCTTTCCCAGGGGCACACAAGGTAGAGAGACTGAGGACTGCAGTAGCCTCTAGGTCAGATACAAAGGGGGCTTCAGAGGGGCGAGTGGATGAGGTGTCCTCAGAGGCAGGAGGACAGAGTGGCCAAGGCTCAAGGGAAGgatgagaggaaagagaaagcggCTCTGAGGTCCTATAGCCATGCCTGGGTTTACTCTAAGCCTTGCCACCCTCTGCTGTGTGTTGACCAGAGCCCCTgtgtgctgcctctctctctgatcctccttATACCCATGACTCAAGGATGCCCTCCACCTTGGCAGCCTCCCCAGCTCAGGCCCTCTTCTCCCGTCATGCTGAATTAGGCAAAGTCTAACTTGGAGGCAAGAGCATTGGGCAAAACAAACATATCTATTGTCTTAAAAATAGCCAAGCAATCTTTTCAATCTTTCTCATTAATGTCAAATTCTAAAAGTCTTAGCCATTATTACACCTTTGACCTGAACTCATCCACCAGTGATTTGGTAGTGCTCTTCCCGAGATGATGGTCTGCAAAACCAAGGATCCAGAACTGTTGATGTGAATGACCCAACCTGACTAATTGTCCACTCCCCACTTACCCTGGATTCCAGTCCTTGTTCAGTTCCTGGACCCTCCCTATAATAGGGAGTGAAAATGGGGTATCTGGAATGGCAGAGGGTGGCCCTGCCCTGAAGGTTTCCATGGTCATTTCTGCCAGTGGCAAAGGTCCATCCTCACGAGAGGTGAGAAAGGCACAGTTCCAAGGCAtctttggggagggaggaggaactGACAGGAGGGACAAGAGGCTGCTTCTCCTGCCCTTTTGAGGAAGTCCCCTTATACAATCTTGTCGAATTCCTAAGACTCCCTAGCTTTATGGCATTATTGTCACAAAGATTCCTTCCATATTTGATCCTACTCATTTCATAGGCAGGACAAAGAGGAGACAGGATTATAGTCCCCCTTTATGTAGGAGAATAGAGTCTTACACATGTAATCACATGGTCTAAGTGGCGAAGAGATGTCAGAATGAGACCTCCAGTCCCAGGAGGCATTCCCAGCACTCTTACTATTAGACAACTATAGTTTATTGCATGGGCTgtggggccagggaggaggaATGGCTCACCTGGGCTACAGGGTGGCCAGGTAAAAGTGATAGAGTGGCTAGCCCTTGAGTAAGTGTGTCTGGAGAGAAAGGACAGGCAGTGGGTGAATTATCCATGGCGATGTGCTTTAGCTCTCCTATTCTTCTTGGGTCTGTGAGAACTGTTAGGATAGAGTAGGGGGAGTCTCACATGTAAGAGATGGGGAAGAGATTTGTCAGACTAAGTATCAGCCAGATGACTTAAGGTGACTATGTGGTTTGCAAATCACAGAATGCGAGGAGCAAAAGAATGCGCATGGGGCATTTGTGTGCGTACAACTGTTCTTTCAAATTGATGCCAGAGTGCCCAACTAAATAAACATGTCCCAGAGTGCTTAGGGGAGAATGTGTAGGCAATTTTgggcaaaatatacatatttttgggGGGCAAACAGATTTGTCAAAATCCACAACCATACAACTACTAATCCAAGTCATAAATCACAATCAACATCCAGATCCTTATCTAGTGATACCTTTCCCTCTAGACAAACTAGTATattccagaaaagacaaaagttTTAGATAACCTTTGGTAAGGTGTCCAAATATATAGGTTCCCTGATACTTCTTATAAGTTGTCCTTCAGTATCATAGGTGGACCAGCTATCTGGAACAGATTGTCACTAAGATCGATTAGTGACAATTGTGAACAGATTGTCATACTCCTGCTGCCTCAGCACAGACAGATTTAGGCCTCACAGAAGGATCTACTCTGCACACAGGTACCCCTGATTTGTCCAAGAGTGCAGTTATCCCAGACAGAACCGTTACTAAAGAGGAGGGACTTTCTGCTTCCACATCAAAAACCACTGAATCCTTTACTACAAAGGATTATCACCAACAAACAACCACATCCTTTGCTGGGGGGTCCACATTCTACCCCCCCTCAGAGCTGTCCACACCAACATTTTCAACAACTCACACCTCCTACAGCACAGATAATGCAAGTCCTGCCTCCGAATCCAGCATCAGTGAGCTCTCTACCCTCACTGTGGTCACTGAACGAACAGACCCAACTCTCACAGGTGACACAACTGTCCACACCTCTGTGTCAGATTCATCTGAGACCGCAGTATCACCTGAGGTTTCTCATGTCACAGGCGCTGGGAGTTCTGTAGCTCCATGGAGTCCTGGAGAGGCATCCATCAGCCCAGCTGTCTCAGGACCAACCGCCACTGCCGTCACCCAGATATCCACAGACCACAGCACCATCTCTGATTCCTCTAAACCCACGGACTCATCTGTAACCACCTTTACCAGAGAATATGGAAGTCCTGAGCCCACCTCAAATCCCAGTGATGCCTTTTCTACTTCCAGTAGTTTTGGCCAAACCACCATGTTCTTTCCAGTGGCTTCCACAGTCTCCTCGACCCTCTCTGATTCATCAAATCCTACATTTTCACCAGACACCCCCCATACCACTGACAAGGAAAGTCCTTCATCCTCTCTGGGTCCAGGTCCATCACCCACCAGCACTCAGGTCTCTGGACAAACAGCCACGCCTTTCACTAAAGAGACAGCTGCCTACACACACATTTCAGATTTATCAACAACACCGGCTTCTGGTGAAACGTCCTACACCCAGGATGATGAAGGGACCACGTCCCGTTCGACTCCTGGCCTGCTGTCTTCCAACCCTGGGATTTCAGGACAGACAAACACAGGCCTGACCGAGGGGCCTTCTGTCTATACAGACACACCTAATGGGTCCAAACCTACCAGTACCTCGGACAGCACAGTTACCAAGGAGGATGGAAGTTCTGCTTCCACATCTGGGCCTGCTGAATCATTTACCACTTCTGGTGTTGATCCACACACAGGCACAACTTTACCTCCAAGATCCCCTCCTTACACCACCACCTCAGAGGTGTCTGCACCCACAGTTTCGACTCACTCTTCCTACAGCACGGATGAGGCAAGTGCTACTTCTCAGTCAAGCTCTAGTGATTTATTTACCACCAGTGTGCTCTCTGAACAATCAGCCAGGACTCTCACAGAGAAGCCAACTGTCCACACCATTTCTGATTCATCTGAATCAACAGCTTCTTCCTACAGCCTCAGAACCCCAGACCTTGGCAGTTCTGCAGCACCCTCGAGTCCTGGAGAATTCTCTTCCAGCCCAGTTGGCTCACGACTGACTGCATCTAcagtcacccagccacccacagAGCACAGCACCGTGTCTGATTCTTCTCAACTTCCGGACTCATCAGCAACCACTTATACCAAGGATGAAGAAAGTCGTGTGTCTACATCAGGTCCCACTGAATCTTTAACCACAGGGTCTTCCTATAGTACAGGTTCTTCAACTCCGTCAGACCATGAAGGATTTCCCACCGCTTCCCTGACCACTGAACACAGCGCTACAACTTTTACTGGATTGCCCTCTGTCTTTACAACTATGCCTGATTTGTCTGAAACGGCCGTTTCATCTGGAACCTTCTATACCAGGGATGATGGAAGTGCAATGTCCCCTTCCAATTCTGGCCATCTGTCTAGCACCCTCTCTGCCTCAGCACACAAAACCACAGGCCTCGTGAAAGGATCCAGCATGGTTACAGGTACCACTCATTCGTCAGAACCTACAGTTATCTCAGAAAGCACTGTTACCAAAGAGGATGGGCTTTCTGCTTCCACATCAAAACCCACTGAATCCTTTACTACAAAGGATTATCACCAACAAACAACCACATCCTTTGCTGGGGGATCCACTTTCTACCCTCCCTCAGAGCTGTCCACACCAACATTTTCAACAACTCACACCTCCTACAGCACAGATAATGCAAGTCCTGCCTCCGAATCCAGCATCAGTGAGCTCTCTACCCTCACTGTGGTCACTGAACGAACAGACCCAACTCTCACAGGTGACACAACCGTCCACACCTCTGTGTCAGATTCATCTGAGACCGCAGTATCACCTGAGGTTTCTCATGTCACAGGCGCTGGGAGTTCTGTAGCTCCATGGAGTCCTGGAGAGGCATCCATCAGCCCAGCTGTCTCAGGACCAACCGCCACTGCCGTCACCCAGATATCCACAGACCACAGCACCATCTCTGATTCCTCTAAACCCACGGACTCATCTGTAACCACCTTTACCAGAGAATATGGAAGTCCTGAGCCCACCTCAAATCCCAGTGATGCCTTTTCTACTTCCAGTAGTTTTGGCCAAACCACCATGTTCTTTCCAGTGGCTTCCACAGTCTCCTCGACCCTCTCTGATTCATCAAATCCTACATTTTCACCAGACACCCCCCATACCACTGACAAGGAAAGTCCTTCATCCTCTCTGGGTCCAGGTCCATCACCCACCAGCACTCAGGTCTCTGGACAAACAGCCACGCCTTTCACTAAAGAGACAGCTGCCTACACACACATTTCAGATTTATCAACAACACCGGCTTCTGGTGAAACGTCCTACACCCAGGATGATGAAGGGACCACGTCCCGTTCGACTCCTGGCCTGCTGTCTTCCAACCCTGGGATTTCAGGACAGACAAACACAGGCCTGACCGAGGGGCCTTCTGTCTATACAGACACACCTAATGGGTCCAAACCTACCAGTACCTCGGACAGCACAGTTACCAAGGAGGATGGAAGTTCTGCTTCCACATCTGGGCCTGCTGAATCATTTACCACTTCTGGTGTTGATCCACACACAGGCACAACTTTACCTCCAAGATCCCCTCCTTACACCACCACCTCAGAGGTGTCTGCACCCACAGTTTCGACTCACTCTTCCTACAGCACGGATGAGGCAAGTGCTACTTCTCAGTCAAGTCCTAGTGATTTATTTACCACCAGTGTGCTCTCTGAACAATCAGCCAGGACTCTCACAGAGAAGCCAACTGTCCACACCATTTCTGATTCATCTGAATCAACAGCTTCTTCCTACAGCCTCAGAACCCCAGGCCTTGGCAGTTCTGCAGCACCCTCGAGTCCTGGAGAATTCTCTTCCAGCCCAGTTGGCTCACGACTGACTGCATCTAcagtcacccagccacccacagAGCACAGCACCGTGTCTGATTCTTCTCAACTTCTGGACTCATCAGCAACCACTTATACCAAGGATGATGAAAGTCGTGTGTCTACAGCAGGTCCCACTGAATCTTTAACCACATCTCCTGGTTCTGGACCATCAGCCTCACCCACAGCTATGGAGTCTACTTTCTCCACAAGCATCTCAGAGTCGTCAAAATACACAGTGTCTTCCTATAGTACAGATTCTTCAACTCCATCAGACCATGAAGGATTTCCCACCGCTTCCCTGACCACTGGACACAGCGCTACAACTTTTACTGGATTGCCCTCTGTCTTTACAACTATGCCTGATTTGTCCAAAATGACCATTTCTTCTGAAACATCTTATACCAGTGGTGATGGAAGTGCTGTGTTCCCTTCCAGTCCTGCCCAGCCTTCTAGCATACTCTCTGCTTCAGCACAGACAACCACAGGCCTCATGGAGGGATCCAGCATGTAtacaggcacccctcattcatCAAAATCTACAGTTATCTCGGACAGCACTGTTAGCAAGGAGGATGGACTTTCTGCTTCCACATCAAGAACTGCTGAATCCTTTACTACAAATGCTGATCACGGACAAATAACAACATCCTTTGTTATGGGGTCTGctttctccacctccccctcAGAGCTATCCACAACAATAGTTTCCACCCACTCTTCCTATCTCACAGATTCCGTTATACCCACAGATCCATTAACAACCATATTTACCAAGGATGATGGAAGTACTAGATCAACACTGAGTTCTAGTGAATTGTTTACCAGTTCTCAAAGTGATGTACAAACAACAGTGTCTTTTACTATGGAATCTGCCGTCTCCACAACTGTCTCCAATATGTCACATCCTACCGTTTCCCTCAGTACCTTCTTGACTACTGGCAAGGGAAGTTCTTCATCTCCTTTTGGTCCTAGTGCATCCTCTACATCCAGTCAGTCATCTGGACCAACAGCCACAACAGTCTCCTTTACAGAAGAGAGAACTCTCTACACAAACATTTCTGATATGTCCACACCAACCATTTCCTCCGAGACTACCTCTGTCCACGATGAAGGAAGTTCTACATCCTCCTCAAGTTCTAACATATCGTCTACCACCCCCACTGTCTCAGCAGAGACAACCACAGGCATCACAGTGAAATCCACTCTCTCTACAGGCACCCCCAATTTATCCAAATCTACAGATACTTTGGAGACTG
This window encodes:
- the LOC122210284 gene encoding serine-rich adhesin for platelets-like is translated as MVLAVTRNFSLDDSLDKDCHTPAASAQTDLGLTEGSTLHTGTPDLSKSAVIPDRTVTKEEGLSASTSKTTESFTTKDYHQQTTTSFAGGSTFYPPSELSTPTFSTTHTSYSTDNASPASESSISELSTLTVVTERTDPTLTGDTTVHTSVSDSSETAVSPEVSHVTGAGSSVAPWSPGEASISPAVSGPTATAVTQISTDHSTISDSSKPTDSSVTTFTREYGSPEPTSNPSDAFSTSSSFGQTTMFFPVASTVSSTLSDSSNPTFSPDTPHTTDKESPSSSLGPGPSPTSTQVSGQTATPFTKETAAYTHISDLSTTPASGETSYTQDDEGTTSRSTPGLLSSNPGISGQTNTGLTEGPSVYTDTPNGSKPTSTSDSTVTKEDGSSASTSGPAESFTTSGVDPHTGTTLPPRSPPYTTTSEVSAPTVSTHSSYSTDEASATSQSSSSDLFTTSVLSEQSARTLTEKPTVHTISDSSESTASSYSLRTPDLGSSAAPSSPGEFSSSPVGSRLTASTVTQPPTEHSTVSDSSQLPDSSATTYTKDEESRVSTSGPTESLTTGSSYSTGSSTPSDHEGFPTASLTTEHSATTFTGLPSVFTTMPDLSETAVSSGTFYTRDDGSAMSPSNSGHLSSTLSASAHKTTGLVKGSSMVTGTTHSSEPTVISESTVTKEDGLSASTSKPTESFTTKDYHQQTTTSFAGGSTFYPPSELSTPTFSTTHTSYSTDNASPASESSISELSTLTVVTERTDPTLTGDTTVHTSVSDSSETAVSPEVSHVTGAGSSVAPWSPGEASISPAVSGPTATAVTQISTDHSTISDSSKPTDSSVTTFTREYGSPEPTSNPSDAFSTSSSFGQTTMFFPVASTVSSTLSDSSNPTFSPDTPHTTDKESPSSSLGPGPSPTSTQVSGQTATPFTKETAAYTHISDLSTTPASGETSYTQDDEGTTSRSTPGLLSSNPGISGQTNTGLTEGPSVYTDTPNGSKPTSTSDSTVTKEDGSSASTSGPAESFTTSGVDPHTGTTLPPRSPPYTTTSEVSAPTVSTHSSYSTDEASATSQSSPSDLFTTSVLSEQSARTLTEKPTVHTISDSSESTASSYSLRTPGLGSSAAPSSPGEFSSSPVGSRLTASTVTQPPTEHSTVSDSSQLLDSSATTYTKDDESRVSTAGPTESLTTSPGSGPSASPTAMESTFSTSISESSKYTVSSYSTDSSTPSDHEGFPTASLTTGHSATTFTGLPSVFTTMPDLSKMTISSETSYTSGDGSAVFPSSPAQPSSILSASAQTTTGLMEGSSMYTGTPHSSKSTVISDSTVSKEDGLSASTSRTAESFTTNADHGQITTSFVMGSAFSTSPSELSTTIVSTHSSYLTDSVIPTDPLTTIFTKDDGSTRSTLSSSELFTSSQSDVQTTVSFTMESAVSTTVSNMSHPTVSLSTFLTTGKGSSSSPFGPSASSTSSQSSGPTATTVSFTEERTLYTNISDMSTPTISSETTSVHDEGSSTSSSSSNISSTTPTVSAETTTGITVKSTLSTGTPNLSKSTDTLETVVTKDNGISFSSLNVIESSTTSGGDAHSSTYFPQGSTFYTITSELPTPLFSTHHSYSTDNASPASPSIPSELSTPTWISEQSTTTLTEEPTIHATISESSESTVSFYSPHPTGTRSSATPWSLGEASTNPAVSGTTASTVPLKSTGHSTIFDFSQPTDSSATTFSKEDRSSMSTSIPGKSFTTSGGDGQTTFPPGSTFYTITSKVLTPTFSSYSSYSTDKASSASPSSPSDLSNQTVLSEQTTMTLTEESTVYTSASDLSQSTVSSETSFTRFEGSSSSGPGQLSTTSGVSQETSSSLSDGSTVYTDTPDLSKTTVTSDTTLSKENISSAATSNSGETFLTTGGYQETPTSFTMESTVSTILSDLSNPTVPHGTIYTTENASSSSPSGPGELISSPLVSGQTPTSLPEASTVHTTMTDLSYSTGSVVTSSTNVNGSFTSTSSPGELSTTTLVSGQTTTLFTEKPTIYTISDLFSSTVSVDTSSTTPSGGPAPSSGSGLLSSTTITTITEESSVFTTTTYSSNTMDSSDAPNTTEDLSALSSSRPIHSFSPPVSGQMLTTLGENFTLFITSSDSAKPTISTSIPSSTDSPSPASPSALTFSSTTRDISRPTATTLRGGSTIFQSSTGSPNTTISSDSSQTTTSHASSLASALPSLSSRPVSDSSSAVTASSGFSPPLSSTSHGSTYAPVLGFSTSSTLHPLFTSNHTTVMTTQSSAMTPSKSFCTSLCEPLLSIFSHQLISFDLVVVLFHPSWAFLLSKHVIHMGQCQNGTIWNGKECVCAQGFFGYQCKSLVDSFFLGNKLF